In Treponema sp. J25, a single window of DNA contains:
- a CDS encoding glycoside hydrolase family 3 N-terminal domain-containing protein, with translation MKRIMVSFGCIVALGLLISCGTRYTESAYFIDGKLVQPEIGVRSVKVLTVGKWQFKDSNNNGKLDPYEDWRLSPAKRAADLVPRLSTDQQIGLLGEYMWGGFAAGGIAPKTEEAELGTHEIEAIVKEFSRYTIMRWPGENISATAIARKVNKIQALAESEPFGIPVLITTDPIFGAANNMESTSLAHQNMAPQIPDWPLVLGLGAINDPAYVKEIGRMHAAQLRALGIRWMLGPQIDFATEPMWSRVYDTFGAIHERVVTLGTAYIQGLQGKEKGVNPFSGIVVTLKHYPGGGANQGGMDSHSAPGKYNVFPGNNLEEHIEIMKKVIQASQPLSIMPNYSIFKDVTYKGKAIEQVSSHYSMVFMQDILRKEIGWNGMVTSDWSAVVLNRDDGTAGQAWGTEGWTNGQRIKRYVECGGHQIGMGSSPAAVWKAGLSEGTLTPKDIAAAAQKVLEVTFASGLFENPYVDENKAAEIVNSFTQQAHEAMMRAFTLLKNNEAILPLDKETVDQNGDGKITVYYDGLNDTAIEDYVTKVPNFAATSDITKADYAIVRVSARHGYYFGFDGGVPLSYKDPIMVYDFEKNGPSLTPSTASSRGFTAQANNEAALKIAQTIEAAIAVKKKNPTLKLILVVSMYRPFIISDYLDHIDVLAADFGMTDQALLDMVFQMRNGVQDKTIQPRGTLPMEIPSSQEAVYTSKEDLPNDSQNPTFPAGFGITSY, from the coding sequence ATGAAACGAATTATGGTATCGTTTGGATGTATTGTTGCATTAGGTCTACTGATCTCATGTGGCACTAGATATACCGAAAGTGCTTATTTCATTGATGGGAAACTCGTACAACCAGAAATCGGAGTCCGGAGCGTCAAAGTGCTCACCGTGGGGAAATGGCAATTCAAGGACTCAAACAACAACGGAAAGCTGGACCCCTACGAAGATTGGCGGCTTTCTCCTGCTAAACGGGCTGCTGATTTAGTTCCTCGTCTTTCGACAGATCAACAGATTGGTCTTTTGGGAGAATACATGTGGGGAGGTTTTGCGGCAGGTGGTATTGCTCCCAAAACAGAAGAAGCCGAACTGGGAACCCACGAAATCGAAGCTATTGTAAAAGAGTTTTCCCGATATACGATTATGCGATGGCCCGGTGAAAACATCAGCGCTACCGCTATTGCCCGAAAGGTCAATAAGATCCAGGCTTTAGCCGAGTCGGAACCTTTTGGGATCCCCGTACTTATCACCACCGACCCTATTTTTGGGGCTGCCAATAACATGGAAAGTACCTCCCTGGCACATCAAAACATGGCCCCCCAAATTCCCGACTGGCCCCTCGTGCTGGGGCTTGGCGCCATTAATGACCCAGCCTATGTGAAAGAAATCGGACGTATGCATGCAGCTCAATTGCGGGCCCTGGGGATCCGCTGGATGTTAGGCCCCCAGATTGACTTTGCCACCGAACCCATGTGGTCCCGGGTATACGACACCTTCGGGGCCATTCATGAACGGGTGGTCACTTTAGGAACCGCATACATTCAAGGATTACAAGGGAAAGAGAAGGGCGTTAATCCTTTTAGTGGCATCGTCGTTACTCTGAAACATTATCCAGGAGGTGGGGCAAATCAGGGAGGAATGGATAGCCACAGTGCACCAGGGAAATACAACGTTTTCCCAGGGAATAATCTAGAAGAACACATCGAAATTATGAAAAAAGTAATTCAGGCCAGCCAGCCCCTTTCTATCATGCCTAACTATAGCATTTTCAAAGATGTAACGTATAAAGGTAAAGCTATTGAACAAGTCAGTTCCCACTACTCAATGGTCTTTATGCAAGACATTCTCAGAAAAGAAATTGGATGGAATGGGATGGTTACCTCCGACTGGTCCGCGGTAGTTCTTAACCGGGACGATGGGACTGCCGGCCAAGCCTGGGGAACTGAGGGCTGGACTAACGGACAAAGGATAAAACGGTATGTAGAATGTGGAGGCCATCAGATTGGGATGGGTTCCAGCCCTGCGGCGGTCTGGAAAGCCGGGCTTAGCGAAGGAACCCTTACTCCGAAGGACATTGCAGCGGCCGCACAAAAAGTACTCGAAGTCACTTTTGCCTCTGGTCTTTTTGAAAATCCCTACGTAGATGAAAACAAAGCAGCAGAAATTGTAAACAGTTTCACCCAACAAGCTCACGAGGCCATGATGCGGGCATTCACCTTACTTAAAAACAACGAAGCTATCCTTCCCCTTGATAAAGAAACGGTGGATCAAAATGGGGATGGGAAAATTACCGTGTATTACGATGGGCTTAATGATACGGCTATTGAAGACTATGTTACGAAGGTTCCCAATTTTGCTGCCACCAGTGATATCACCAAGGCCGATTATGCTATCGTCCGGGTAAGTGCACGCCACGGTTATTATTTTGGCTTTGATGGTGGGGTACCCTTAAGCTACAAAGATCCGATTATGGTCTACGATTTTGAAAAGAATGGTCCCTCTCTGACTCCTTCCACTGCTTCAAGCCGTGGTTTTACTGCACAAGCCAACAACGAAGCAGCGTTGAAAATAGCCCAGACTATCGAAGCCGCCATTGCTGTAAAGAAAAAGAATCCCACCCTCAAACTTATCCTGGTGGTTTCCATGTATCGTCCGTTTATTATTTCCGACTACCTTGATCACATTGATGTGCTCGCCGCTGATTTTGGCATGACCGATCAGGCTTTGCTTGATATGGTTTTCCAGATGAGAAATGGAGTACAGGATAAGACTATCCAGCCCCGAGGAACTCTTCCCATGGAAATTCCATCAAGCCAGGAAGCGGTATATACATCCAAGGAGGACCTTCCCAACGATTCCCAAAACCCGACCTTCCCTGCAGGTTTTGGGATAACCAGCTATTAA
- a CDS encoding glycoside hydrolase family 3 N-terminal domain-containing protein: protein MQKKLGAIGFFLSMIALVSLIVISCGGDPFKQSIYKEQPRIVTYEEYLAANQDLPKEGTEPILKVGTTKGIIKKGKLIFKDSNGNKKLDPYEDWRLPARERAADLIKKMSVEEKLGLLSWNGSSGISNMTKSDDGSSYYYGIQGLNSDGTIVEKITTPTGASTSMAYSVINDGIRYGNNQFEFEPLDEIKYNNNLQGLAERSKWGIPFIISSDPSHAGWTGDELGKARLSQWPYYLGLGALDDLATTEEFGKTVAQEFRMMGHHVLLGPQADLATEPRWARIQHTIHANADVVAAHISVLVKALQGGETLSPKGIAAVIKHFPGSGSVEQGMDSHTYAGRYSVFPGNKVEEHLKPFVAAIKANVAGVMACYSIMDVPAYKDVVDGNPIDEGSAFSKTIMTDLLKNKLGFDGAIVSDWAIADRAYWGHERIKNSPAILAEMLNAGTYQYGGANMTALWKEAYQKGLITEETINTAAQRALELQFKLGLFENPYVDLNEARAFWDPNGQSMQLRLAAGRKAMSKAIVLAENKDVAPGLALMPVLGTNQDYIAAVDRNKNGKVDVYFDSAYPDQDSGQSKTKAFSTETQYLNVNFVDAIEKADIAVVRVFSRGATYFGTQGGTPLSWDTPVLVWDRENQRYTDKKVPVLEKSSDAFREFGPWTFSDWSQVGGAGFIGQGYMTYLAGKESKSIIDKTLAAKRRNPGLKVVVGITASRPPIVSDFVNQVDALYLDFAATDRAFLDIVFWQDGIEPKGKLPIEIPADDKAVLEQKEDVAGDTPRQTYEIGYGLNYASMGGYGYGN from the coding sequence ATGCAAAAAAAATTAGGAGCCATCGGATTTTTTCTATCAATGATTGCCCTCGTATCATTGATAGTAATTTCCTGTGGTGGGGACCCTTTTAAACAGAGTATTTACAAGGAACAACCCCGAATCGTAACGTATGAAGAATATCTCGCGGCTAATCAGGATCTTCCCAAAGAAGGTACGGAACCTATTCTAAAGGTAGGAACAACAAAGGGAATAATAAAAAAAGGAAAACTTATCTTTAAAGATTCCAATGGTAACAAAAAATTAGATCCCTACGAGGACTGGCGGCTTCCTGCCCGCGAACGGGCTGCAGATCTTATCAAAAAGATGTCGGTAGAAGAAAAACTAGGACTTCTTTCCTGGAATGGTAGTTCAGGGATAAGCAATATGACAAAATCCGATGATGGTAGTTCCTATTACTACGGTATTCAGGGATTAAACAGTGATGGGACCATTGTAGAAAAAATAACAACCCCTACGGGGGCAAGTACGTCCATGGCCTATTCAGTAATAAATGATGGTATTCGATACGGTAATAATCAATTCGAATTCGAACCTCTGGACGAAATTAAATACAACAATAACCTGCAGGGGCTGGCAGAACGCAGCAAATGGGGTATTCCCTTCATTATCAGTTCCGATCCTTCCCATGCCGGTTGGACGGGTGATGAATTAGGTAAAGCTCGTCTTTCCCAATGGCCCTATTACTTGGGGCTCGGAGCTCTGGATGATCTTGCCACCACCGAAGAATTCGGTAAAACCGTGGCCCAGGAGTTTCGCATGATGGGTCACCATGTACTACTTGGCCCCCAGGCAGATCTCGCCACTGAACCCCGCTGGGCCCGGATTCAGCATACCATCCATGCCAATGCAGATGTGGTAGCAGCCCATATTTCGGTGCTTGTCAAGGCTCTCCAGGGAGGAGAGACCCTTAGTCCCAAGGGAATTGCGGCGGTTATTAAACATTTCCCCGGCTCAGGTTCGGTAGAACAAGGGATGGACAGTCACACCTATGCGGGGCGTTACAGTGTTTTCCCGGGGAACAAAGTAGAAGAGCACCTAAAACCTTTCGTAGCAGCCATTAAAGCCAACGTAGCAGGAGTGATGGCGTGTTACAGCATCATGGATGTCCCTGCATATAAAGATGTGGTAGATGGAAATCCCATCGACGAGGGGTCAGCCTTTTCTAAAACCATTATGACGGACCTGCTTAAAAACAAACTAGGCTTTGATGGAGCAATCGTCTCTGACTGGGCTATCGCCGATAGGGCCTACTGGGGACACGAACGGATTAAGAACAGCCCGGCTATTCTGGCGGAAATGCTCAATGCGGGGACCTACCAGTATGGGGGAGCAAACATGACCGCTCTCTGGAAAGAGGCCTATCAAAAGGGGCTTATCACCGAAGAGACGATCAACACGGCAGCCCAGCGAGCCCTGGAACTTCAATTTAAACTGGGACTCTTTGAAAATCCTTACGTAGACCTGAACGAAGCCCGAGCTTTTTGGGATCCCAATGGACAGTCAATGCAATTACGGCTTGCAGCAGGAAGAAAAGCCATGAGCAAGGCCATAGTTCTTGCGGAAAATAAAGATGTAGCCCCAGGGCTTGCTCTTATGCCTGTTCTCGGAACTAATCAGGACTACATTGCTGCGGTTGACCGGAATAAAAACGGTAAGGTAGATGTATATTTTGATTCAGCTTATCCAGATCAGGACAGCGGTCAGTCCAAGACCAAAGCCTTTTCTACCGAAACCCAGTATCTTAACGTCAATTTTGTGGATGCTATCGAAAAGGCAGACATCGCTGTGGTTCGAGTCTTTAGTCGAGGGGCCACATACTTCGGTACCCAAGGGGGCACTCCCCTTTCGTGGGACACCCCGGTCCTTGTATGGGATCGAGAAAACCAGCGATACACCGACAAAAAAGTCCCGGTCCTTGAAAAAAGCAGCGATGCCTTCCGTGAATTTGGTCCCTGGACGTTTAGCGATTGGAGCCAGGTGGGAGGGGCAGGCTTTATAGGACAAGGCTATATGACCTATCTTGCAGGAAAAGAAAGTAAATCTATCATCGATAAAACGTTAGCTGCAAAACGGCGGAATCCGGGCCTTAAGGTTGTGGTGGGGATTACCGCTTCCCGACCACCAATCGTCTCAGACTTTGTAAATCAGGTAGATGCCCTGTACCTCGATTTTGCCGCTACCGACCGGGCATTCCTGGACATTGTATTCTGGCAGGATGGTATAGAGCCAAAGGGGAAACTTCCCATCGAAATTCCCGCGGATGACAAGGCCGTACTGGAGCAAAAAGAAGATGTGGCAGGCGATACTCCTCGACAAACCTACGAAATTGGGTACGGTCTGAATTACGCATCCATGGGTGGCTATGGTTACGGTAACTAG